The sequence GTGTGCAACATTCAGTGGTAATTATGAACCAATACTGAAAGtatgtgatactgtatgtacatgctAAAATAGGCAAACCAGATGTGCGGTGCAGATGTCAGCCCCTATTTCACATCAGCATCTACATAGAATAGTCCAGAATGAAACAATGTGTGCAACAACATTAACTTTACCACAGTATTCACTGACTCATCACTAACATAAATTGTAACGACAACTGATCCCACTCAGCTTTGCCGTAGGCATCTGGGAGTGAAAAGACACAGTTCAACAGGAGCGCACTACAAGCAGCACAGAAGTGGCAGGCAATACGAAAGACTGCGGCATACTTGACATACCTCCTCACATTCACAGGCTGTGCTACATTTGTTTACACAATAGCTTAAACATGGACAAGGTCATCTCCCACCGGGCTATTTGCTGTTCAAACATGCAACCAGGGACTAATGGGACAGGGTATTTCTACCAATAATTACCTTTACTCTACCTAGTATAACACTCGATGGCTTATAGTACCTTATTTTCCCAAGAGTCAAAATTACTTGCAAGTAATGCATCTGCATAACGTGCCTGGAAATAAATTGATGTTTTAAAGCTAATTTACAGCGAAAGTCCTCTGATAATTTATTTGCTCTAGTCCTTTTTGAATAACGGTGTCCATGTAGACTGGCGTCTGGTTACCTTTGTAAAGTGTAAAGGTCCTGTGGTCTAACACTTGCACTGAGACAATGAGACCTTTGCAGGGgagtcatcttcctcttcctcgtcctcaccACCCGAGTCCCACATTGAAATCTTGTGATTGCTCTGTGAACTGCTGGTGATACACCTGGTGATACACCTGGTCAACTCCAGTACGCGTGTACGGAACACGCTGGCCAGGCCGAGGTAGAGCAAGGGCTTGAGGAAACACTGCATGCAGCCGATGGCAGCCGTGGCAAACAGGGCCACCTCGACGGCCGTCCGCTGGCGATCAGGGCAGTCGTCGCCGCCAGCTCCCACGGGGTCCACCACCAGGGCAATGTTGTAGGGCAACCAAGTGAGGAAAAAGGCTGCCGTCAGGGCCAGGGTGAACCGGATGGCCCTTCCCTTCTTGAACTCCTGGGGCCTTTTCAGGGGCCGCCGGACCAGAACCACGGTGTAGCCGAGCACCAAGGCCACGGTCACCAACAGGAAAACAACCCCTCCCACACGACACTGGGACACAGGCACGGGACACCAGTGCCTCTCCAGGTAAGCATGATCCTTGGAGGGCTTCAGACTCAACCAGTCCCCGAtggagaggagaatggagacCACCCATGCAGCCAGACAGGTGGCATGTGGCATCCAGAGCCTCTGGCGAGAGTACACCCGATAGGTGTCCGTCACAAGCAGCAAGTGATGTGAGCTGATGCAGGTTAGCGCAAACATCCCAAAATAGATGTTGATCTGAAGAGAAGAGCAGGACAATTCTGATGATAAATACTTGATAAAAGCATATTCAACCCAAATTTCTAATCATCAAACTTAGTAGAGATCTCCTCCTGAAGAATAACTGAAAATGAGAGCATCTGAAACCCCATACATTTCCTAATAGCCTAACTACAATTTAATAATTCgatttttttattatatatCTTACTCTTACCTTAAAGATGGCAGCAACAGCCTTACAAAAACCGGTGCCAAATGTCCATCCATTCTCTGCATTCACAGCCCAAAACGGCAGAGTGGCCAGCAGCAGAATATCAGCCACAGCGAGATTAAGCACGAAGGTGTCCGTCACACTCCAGCTGCGTCTCTTGAACCACAGAACCGCCAAAACCAACCCGTTCCCGAGTAGCCCCAGCACCAAAGCCACGTAGAGCAGCGCCGGGATGAAGACCACTTCACGCGCTGGCAGACAGTTTACACCGCTTCCATAGTCAACGTAGTCATCAACTGATGAGTTCATATGGAAGTCAACGTCGATATCCATTCTGGAATCTGAAAAGTAAGTCATTCTGTGTCACTGTTGAATGTTGCAGCAGACTGGACAGCTCTTTATTTAATCCTGCAGTGATGATCAGGATTCATGGTCAAGTTTACACCCACCAAGTAGCCTAGTCTCATGGTTTGTCTACGTGAACGTCATGTGGAAAGTGTGGTTTCCTTTCTTGGGTGCCACACGCTCCCCAACCCCTCGACCAAAGTCACGATGACACACCAATCCAGCCACGCGCTGCGCTGACCAGGCACATGGTCCCACGGAATTAAACGGGGAAACTCTTTCAAAGGGTTATCCCCGTTATGTTGAACCCGGACAGATAATATTAAGCTAGGCATGCAATAGGTTATACCACTTCAGTGTGCAATCAAGTAATTTCATGTCAGGACAGTTTTAAAAACTCGTCTCTCTTAGCAAGCCCATGGGATTCCTCTGACTCTGATAATGATATTAGTATATTACAATAATGTAACCTTCCCAATAAAATAACTAGGCCTAATATCAATGAAGTAATTCAGTAAGCAATGTAACCCTATAATAAAACTGTCTAAGAAGTTACAGGAACAAAGGGGCATACAGCCTATATCACAGAGCGCGATTCTAATGTTAGATAATAACCTAGTTCAGGTCTCAGTCAGACCGCTTTTCTGCTAGGTTAGTTCAATTAAGCGATGAAAAATAAAAGGTTAACGAGTCTAGGCTGCGTTACTTACCAAAACAGTGACCGCTACTCTCGGTCCAAGAGAGGTCAGATCAGATCATCCGGTgtaaagcaaatcaacaaagtTTAGCTGCATGCGGCGAAGACTGTCTCAACTTCCGTCAGGTTACTCTGCCAGTGTGCACATAGCGCTTACTTGTGCCCACTTTTCGATGGTTTGTAACCTATTTTCCCAATATCGGCACTATGCTTACACTATTGTTTAAAGTGTGCAAATAGACGGCTTGAGATTAAGACAAAGGCTATGTGCAGAGCAAAGTTCCACATGGCATGTAAGCAGTAACAGTCGCGCAGTTTCTATAAGTAGCCTATTaattaaacaaataacaaaacatgaacAGGGAGAACATTTGCCATGTTCGTCCGACTTCTCGTTGGAACCGTGCCAAAGCTCAACCAGCTGCTGGCGATCCGTCTGTGCTAGCTCAATTCCTTCCAGCGCGTTGTGCAGT comes from Sardina pilchardus chromosome 6, fSarPil1.1, whole genome shotgun sequence and encodes:
- the LOC134082957 gene encoding C-X-C chemokine receptor type 3-like isoform X2 → MDIDVDFHMNSSVDDYVDYGSGVNCLPAREVVFIPALLYVALVLGLLGNGLVLAVLWFKRRSWSVTDTFVLNLAVADILLLATLPFWAVNAENGWTFGTGFCKAVAAIFKINIYFGMFALTCISSHHLLLVTDTYRVYSRQRLWMPHATCLAAWVVSILLSIGDWLSLKPSKDHAYLERHWCPVPVSQCRVGGVVFLLVTVALVLGYTVVLVRRPLKRPQEFKKGRAIRFTLALTAAFFLTWLPYNIALVVDPVGAGGDDCPDRQRTAVEVALFATAAIGCMQCFLKPLLYLGLASVFRTRVLELTRCITRCITSSSQSNHKISMWDSGGEDEEEEDDSPAKVSLSQCKC
- the LOC134082957 gene encoding C-X-C chemokine receptor type 3-like isoform X1, with the protein product MTYFSDSRMDIDVDFHMNSSVDDYVDYGSGVNCLPAREVVFIPALLYVALVLGLLGNGLVLAVLWFKRRSWSVTDTFVLNLAVADILLLATLPFWAVNAENGWTFGTGFCKAVAAIFKINIYFGMFALTCISSHHLLLVTDTYRVYSRQRLWMPHATCLAAWVVSILLSIGDWLSLKPSKDHAYLERHWCPVPVSQCRVGGVVFLLVTVALVLGYTVVLVRRPLKRPQEFKKGRAIRFTLALTAAFFLTWLPYNIALVVDPVGAGGDDCPDRQRTAVEVALFATAAIGCMQCFLKPLLYLGLASVFRTRVLELTRCITRCITSSSQSNHKISMWDSGGEDEEEEDDSPAKVSLSQCKC